Proteins found in one Coregonus clupeaformis isolate EN_2021a unplaced genomic scaffold, ASM2061545v1 scaf0569, whole genome shotgun sequence genomic segment:
- the LOC121563953 gene encoding N-alpha-acetyltransferase 38, NatC auxiliary subunit-like produces SLLNKNMRIRMTDGRTLVGLFLCTDRDCNVILGSAQEFLKSSDSFSQGEPRVLGLAMIPGHHVVSIEVESDSLADTQGFGSSH; encoded by the coding sequence AGCCTGCTGAACAAAAACATGAGAATCAGAATGACTGATGGACGGACACTGGTGGGACTGTTCCTGTGCACAGACAGAGACTGCAACGTCATCCTGGGGTCCGCTCAGGAGTTCCTCAAATCCTCAGACTCCTTCTCCCAGGGTGAGCCCAGAGTGCTGGGGTTAGCCATGATTCCCGGTCACCACGTGGTCTCTATCGAGGTGGAGTCAGACAGCCTGGCCGACACACAGGGGTTTGGGTCCAGCCACTGA
- the LOC121563951 gene encoding V-type proton ATPase subunit E 1-like, whose product LMGFYQLLEPKVKIRCRQQDIAMVQAAVHKNIPIYKDAVKSNIEVGIDKDRHLSPDISGGIEMYNANGKIKVANTLESRLDLMAQQMMPEVRTALFGANPNRTFLD is encoded by the coding sequence CTTATGGGTTTCTACCAACTGCTGGAACCCAAAGTGAAAATTCGCTGCCGGCAGCAGGACATTGCCATGGTGCAGGCTGCTGTACATAAAAACATCCCCATCTATAAAGATGCTGTGAAGAGCAACATTGAGGTCGGCATTGACAAAGACCGGCACCTTTCACCAGACATCTCTGGAGGTATTGAGATGTACAACGCTAATGGGAAGATCAAGGTAGCCAACACCCTGGAGAGCAGGCTAGACCTCATGGCCCAGCAGATGATGCCTGAGGTCAGAACGGCTCTGTTCGGTGCCAACCCGAACCGTACGTTTTTGGACTAA